GACATTAAATCAGGGGATGTGCGTTGTTAAAAGGACGTTGAATCAgaggatgtgtgttgtgtgataaGAGGACGTTGAATCATGGATGTGTTGTGTGACTCTCTGCGCTCCAGGCACTCCCCAGCTGATGCTGACGGCGGGCCCCACCGTACCGGTCGCGGCCCAGCCCGCCTACGCCTACGGTTACCAGGCACCGGCCGGCTACGCACCGCCACCTGCCCAGCCGGGCTTCGGCTACGGCATGTAAAGACCCCTGTCCGGGCCGGAAGCCCCGGCCCACTTGTCCCCACAGTCCTTTTACCAGCCCAATATTGTTCGTTTGTCCTGCAACGGGACTGACGGCAAACaagcaattattatattttagtttttttttttctttttttttttttactttttcctCCTCTATAACTGTCATGAAGGACTCCATTTTATTCCTGTTAAGAAAAAAATGGCTTGAATCACATGgattatttttttcacattcCGATTTAATTTTTCACATTTATGGTAACAAAAACGAAAAATAAATTTGGggtctattttatttgaatgggaaaCGGGTTTATGTACATGTGGGTGGGGGAAACTGTTGGAAGAGCAAGTCCTCTTCTCGGCTACATAAAAGGTCTGTTGTGAAGCATCTGATTTGCACTCTACCGAGAAGAAATTAATGTAGAATCTCTTCATTTTGATGTGTGAGAAGCTTGTTCTGTccgtctttaaaaaaaaaatgcatttaattATTGTATATTCagaagaaaggaaaaacaaaagataaaaaaaatacaaatgctaCTATGTTCCTCTATATTTGAACATGAAACTGCCGCTTCCCCAGGCCACAAAACCACAAACACTACGTCATGCCAGTAACCGTTGTGGGAGAGGGCGGgtcatttttcaaaataaatacccctcccacctccaagAGATTATTTTAACATGCGTacttaattccccccccccccccccccccacaatgcTCTTATTGTTTAGGGCGGCATACTTCCCATCAAGGCCCTACAGGATCTCCTGTGAGttactgtagtagtactgtatGCCGACTAATGCCCTATTCCCTTGTGCTTTAAATATGTGCTCTTAATGTGGGACCATTCCATTGGAGGAGGGGTTTCTGAGGATGACTCGTGTTTGGCCTCCTCCCCACCACCTGTGTGTATTTGACTAACCCCTGTCCTCTCCTGCTTGTTATTCTTTCTGTGCTGCGGTTTGTATGCTGGATATTGTGGTGTTTTAGGTCACTGTTCCTGAGTGTACAGAAGAGAATTATGACCCCCAGTGTGGTCCCTACCAGGTTAATCTGTCCACTGTTCCCACTTAGATCTAATTAAGAGATAATATCATAAGACTGGGGTGATTTAGAGTTTCTATCAAAGGCTTTACGCATTCTGCAGACAACTGATCATTAACCTCCCCCTTTGACCTTATATTCTTAAATTACTTTAGATTGAAGTGTGCACTTAAAGATAGTTGATTGTGCAAAATAAAGATAATGAATGAAACGGCAGTTTTCTTAtccacttaaaaaaataaaagcttgTTTGTCAAGAAAATACTGGTCTTGTATGATTTGTACAATTTAGAAAAATGGCAGTGAATAAATGTGTTGATTATTGTAAGGACACAAAATCCCTTCATTTACATCGGGGCATGTTGGTCTCCGCTGTAGCCAGTCCGGAAGTGCTATTTTAATTCCTGAATAAAAGTACATTGTTAATCTAATGTAGTGGTTACATCAAGGATATGGTAATACCAGGCACATTGGTGTTGAAGGTGTAGTGTGCCAGACGATTTGGTTTTACGATGGGTAACTAAATTCATACAATTTGGCATCGGCTCCGCAACGACCTGAAGATGGGTAGACCTTTTATTATTTGGTAGACACCTTCGTCCTTCAGATGCATGTCAATATATTTGCAACATAAATGTATAAACTGACAACTTTTTCACTTCGGATCTTTACTGAAACGTATGAAATTGGCCACATTCAAGTCATTACATCGCAGTACAAATCCAAAACATTTCAGTCAGACGTGATCTCGATGCATCCTAGAAAAGCTTCAGGTGCCCAGTGACCTTATCCACCAGATCCGCCGGCCCCGGTCCGACCCCCAAAACGGTGCGTGACCCCGGAGCAATCTGAGTCCTTCCCGCATCCTGGATGATGCTCACAGGCAGACCGACCTCCTTGGCGTGCCTGAGCAGGTCCATCAAGGTGTCCTCGTCCGGGGCCTTCACCACCACCTTGGGCTGGCCGCAGTACTCCCACTGCTTGAGGAGCTCCGGGTTCCTCCGGAGAGTCTGCTTGTAGGCTGACACAGCGGCGTGCGAGCACTGGGCTGCCACCTTCCCCTTGCCCATCTTCAGGTCGTTGCGCACCACCAGGATCATCTTGAACTCCCCTCCCTCGCCCATCACGCTGGACTCGCTCGCGCAGTTCGCCACGGCCGCCACAAGGTTCTTGGAGGACTGGCCGAAGCGGGCCCTGAGGTGCCAGCCGAGGCAGAGACCGCAGCCCAAGCCGGCCATGATGCCCAGAGCCAAAGGGTTATACAACGAGTCCATCATCTTGGTGTGCCTGCAGAGTGACAGGATTTAACATGGGATGGTCAGTGATTGTGGTTGAAGGGAAAAGGGCGTTCCTAATAGACATTGATCACATTAACATTTACTGTATGTGTTAATGCATATTGTGCAGTACCGTTTGCAGGTTTTTCCAGGAACATCGTGTTGTGCATTTGATGTAGTTACGTTGGACATATCAATGCTGGGCGCTTTAAAACAATGAGCTAACGTAACTACTTTCAAACACCGAATACCATGGCTGTTCCGGTGTCCAGGTCATCAGGACAGGACACCTTGATAGTGACTTTTACACTGCCTGCTGTCATTGACAATT
The Gadus morhua chromosome 7, gadMor3.0, whole genome shotgun sequence DNA segment above includes these coding regions:
- the ptrh2 gene encoding peptidyl-tRNA hydrolase 2, mitochondrial isoform X2 is translated as MTWTPEQPWHTKMMDSLYNPLALGIMAGLGCGLCLGWHLRARFGQSSKNLVAAVANCASESSVMGEGGEFKMILVVRNDLKMGKGKVAAQCSHAAVSAYKQTLRRNPELLKQWEYCGQPKVVVKAPDEDTLMDLLRHAKEVGLPVSIIQDAGRTQIAPGSRTVLGVGPGPADLVDKVTGHLKLF
- the ptrh2 gene encoding peptidyl-tRNA hydrolase 2, mitochondrial isoform X1, which codes for MSNVTTSNAQHDVPGKTCKRHTKMMDSLYNPLALGIMAGLGCGLCLGWHLRARFGQSSKNLVAAVANCASESSVMGEGGEFKMILVVRNDLKMGKGKVAAQCSHAAVSAYKQTLRRNPELLKQWEYCGQPKVVVKAPDEDTLMDLLRHAKEVGLPVSIIQDAGRTQIAPGSRTVLGVGPGPADLVDKVTGHLKLF
- the ptrh2 gene encoding peptidyl-tRNA hydrolase 2, mitochondrial isoform X3, with protein sequence MMDSLYNPLALGIMAGLGCGLCLGWHLRARFGQSSKNLVAAVANCASESSVMGEGGEFKMILVVRNDLKMGKGKVAAQCSHAAVSAYKQTLRRNPELLKQWEYCGQPKVVVKAPDEDTLMDLLRHAKEVGLPVSIIQDAGRTQIAPGSRTVLGVGPGPADLVDKVTGHLKLF